A stretch of the Photobacterium toruni genome encodes the following:
- a CDS encoding periplasmic nitrate reductase, NapE protein, which yields MTNTEITEQERSRYEWRTFLFIIVLLFPILSVMFVSGYGFFIWALQVFFLGPPGHG from the coding sequence ATGACTAATACTGAAATTACTGAGCAGGAAAGAAGTCGCTATGAATGGCGTACATTTCTATTCATCATTGTTTTACTGTTCCCTATTTTATCTGTCATGTTTGTAAGCGGATATGGCTTTTTTATTTGGGCGCTGCAAGTGTTTTTCCTTGGTCCTCCTGGCCACGGCTAA
- the torC gene encoding pentaheme c-type cytochrome TorC produces the protein MKASLKKIWITLWRPATKISLGVLALGGFVAGVIFWGGFNTALEMTNTEKFCISCHSMRDTVYPELKGTIHWENSAGVRATCPDCHVPHNWSDKIARKMQASKEVFGAIVGSIDTPEKFEAKRLELAQHEWKRFAANKSLECKSCHSYNSMKWDEMSPRAQAQMKQAAVKDQSCIDCHKGIAHHLPSDMASSGGIVSELTAASQSTDYSKDDTYYSIQFLPLYEDEAKTKDGGSLEPASAVKVVDIKGDMLQIELNGWRKEKGFGRVINQDFGMNIPTAALSKNAAQNSDIVKGFEQKEDDVTGLKWQQVTATLWVEKKNFVSDINTVWTAAKSAYNTNCSVCHTQPAENHFDANTWPGMFNGMLAFVNFDTDSEAIVLKYLQNHSSDFSKAEH, from the coding sequence ATGAAGGCATCCTTGAAAAAAATTTGGATAACATTATGGCGTCCCGCAACCAAAATAAGCCTTGGCGTGCTTGCACTAGGTGGTTTTGTTGCCGGGGTTATATTTTGGGGGGGATTTAATACTGCCCTCGAAATGACTAATACTGAAAAATTTTGTATTAGCTGTCATTCCATGAGAGATACGGTTTATCCTGAATTAAAAGGTACTATTCACTGGGAAAATAGTGCAGGTGTCAGAGCTACATGCCCAGATTGTCATGTTCCTCATAATTGGAGTGACAAAATTGCCCGTAAGATGCAAGCCAGTAAAGAAGTATTTGGGGCTATTGTTGGCTCTATCGATACTCCAGAAAAATTTGAAGCAAAACGTTTAGAGCTTGCTCAACATGAGTGGAAGCGGTTTGCAGCGAATAAATCTCTTGAATGTAAAAGTTGTCATAGTTACAACAGCATGAAATGGGATGAAATGTCACCTCGTGCGCAAGCGCAAATGAAACAAGCAGCGGTTAAAGATCAAAGTTGTATTGATTGCCATAAAGGTATCGCACACCATCTTCCTTCTGATATGGCATCATCCGGCGGTATTGTATCTGAGCTTACAGCTGCATCGCAAAGTACCGATTACTCAAAAGATGATACGTACTACAGTATACAGTTCTTACCGCTATATGAAGATGAAGCTAAAACCAAAGATGGTGGTTCTTTAGAGCCGGCATCGGCAGTGAAAGTTGTCGATATTAAAGGTGATATGTTACAAATTGAGCTAAATGGCTGGCGTAAAGAAAAAGGCTTTGGTCGAGTTATTAATCAAGATTTCGGAATGAACATACCAACGGCAGCTCTGAGTAAAAATGCTGCCCAAAATTCTGATATTGTTAAAGGTTTTGAGCAAAAAGAAGATGATGTTACAGGGCTAAAATGGCAACAAGTAACGGCAACGCTGTGGGTTGAGAAAAAGAATTTTGTCAGTGATATCAACACGGTTTGGACTGCTGCAAAATCAGCATATAACACCAACTGTAGTGTTTGTCATACCCAACCAGCAGAGAACCATTTTGATGCAAATACGTGGCCGGGAATGTTTAATGGTATGCTCGCATTTGTGAATTTCGATACTGATAGTGAAGCTATTGTATTGAAATATTTGCAAAATCATTCGTCAGACTTTTCTAAAGCTGAACATTAA
- a CDS encoding group II truncated hemoglobin — protein MVDNNEFPESDDFSGVKKRNVPVFGQGNSTLIAAGGEVGVQQLVADFYYYIDSEPEAATIRAMHREDLTESKQKLTTFLIGWMGGEDRYAERYGRMNLAGAHRHMAIGQDEKQAWLMCMQKALDAQPYDELLKRFIMVRLSFPAEMCRNHN, from the coding sequence ATGGTTGATAACAACGAATTTCCTGAATCTGATGATTTTTCTGGCGTTAAAAAACGCAATGTACCTGTTTTTGGGCAAGGAAATAGTACGCTAATCGCCGCGGGTGGTGAGGTTGGTGTACAGCAGTTGGTGGCTGATTTTTATTACTATATTGATAGTGAGCCTGAGGCTGCAACAATACGAGCAATGCACCGTGAAGATCTTACCGAATCAAAACAAAAATTAACGACATTCTTGATTGGATGGATGGGAGGCGAAGATCGGTATGCTGAGCGTTATGGGCGTATGAATCTTGCTGGTGCTCATCGACATATGGCAATAGGTCAGGATGAGAAGCAAGCATGGTTAATGTGTATGCAAAAAGCATTAGATGCCCAGCCTTATGATGAATTATTAAAACGCTTTATTATGGTGCGCTTATCTTTTCCTGCTGAGATGTGCCGTAATCATAATTAA
- the torA gene encoding trimethylamine-N-oxide reductase TorA, which translates to MSLSRRKFLQGLATTSAASVIGPGLLMQVARSSEDVTKSSELPGIWKVSGSHWGAFRARIYNGQVAEIKPLEFDKNPTDMLNGIKGLIYSPSRIRYPMVRLDWLKKNKYSGETRGNNRFVRVTWDEALDLFYQELQRVQKDYGPWALHAGQTGWRETGQFQSCTSHMQRAVGMHGNFIKKVGDYSTGAGQTILPYVLGSTEVYAQATTWSTILKDCKTLIWWSNDPIKNSQIGWQCETHGSYDYYAQLKQKVADGGIRMISVDPVVSKSQKYFNCEHQYVNPQTDVPFMLAIAHTLYKENLYDKQFLETYTLGFNEFLPYLLGTGKDKIAKTPEWAEPICGVKADAIRKFARSLVKDRTMLMFGWAVQRQQHGEQPYWMGAVLASMLGQIGLPGGGISYSHFYSGVGLPFSTAAGPGGFPRNVDEGQQPIWNNTDFKGYSSTIPVARWIDAIMEPGKKIQYNGGNVVLPDIKMMIFSGCNPWNHHQQRNRMKEAFRKLQTVINIDYTWTPTCRFSDIVLPACTQFERNDLDQYGTYSTSGVLAMHKLIDPLYQSKTDFQIFTELTERFGKSKQYTRGMTEMQWIKQLYNDCRKANDGKHEMPEFEQFWQQGLVEFTTDQTYVSHAAFREDPEINGLGTPSGFIEIYSRKIARYNYAHCQGHPMWFEKEERSHGGPKSNKFPFWLQSCHPNKRLHSQMCDSEAFRNTYAVKDHEPVYMNPQDAKKKGIKDGDIVRVFNDRGQLLAGAVLSEHYPTGVIRIEEGAWFGPLNNNIGAIDTYGDPNTLTIDIPTSELAQATSANTVVVDFEKYTEEVPPVTSFSGPIYVS; encoded by the coding sequence ATGTCACTGAGTAGACGTAAATTTTTGCAAGGTTTAGCAACTACGAGTGCAGCTTCTGTTATTGGTCCAGGATTACTTATGCAAGTTGCAAGGTCATCTGAAGATGTAACTAAATCTTCAGAGTTACCGGGGATTTGGAAGGTATCTGGTTCTCATTGGGGCGCATTTCGAGCTCGAATTTATAATGGTCAAGTCGCTGAAATTAAACCGCTAGAATTTGATAAAAATCCAACTGACATGCTAAATGGAATCAAAGGTCTAATTTATAGCCCTTCGCGGATACGTTATCCGATGGTGCGCTTAGATTGGCTCAAGAAAAACAAATACAGTGGTGAAACCCGTGGTAATAATCGTTTTGTACGTGTCACATGGGATGAAGCGTTAGATTTGTTTTACCAAGAGTTACAGCGGGTGCAGAAAGATTATGGTCCGTGGGCATTACATGCCGGTCAAACGGGGTGGCGAGAAACGGGACAATTTCAAAGTTGTACTTCGCACATGCAACGTGCTGTCGGTATGCATGGTAACTTTATCAAGAAGGTAGGGGATTATTCGACGGGGGCCGGACAAACTATTTTACCTTATGTTTTAGGATCAACAGAGGTTTATGCGCAAGCAACTACGTGGTCAACAATTCTTAAAGATTGTAAGACATTGATATGGTGGTCAAATGATCCGATTAAAAACAGTCAAATAGGCTGGCAGTGTGAAACGCATGGTTCTTATGATTATTATGCTCAATTAAAGCAGAAGGTTGCAGATGGTGGGATTCGAATGATCTCTGTCGATCCTGTGGTATCAAAATCGCAAAAATATTTTAATTGTGAACATCAATATGTCAATCCTCAAACTGACGTTCCTTTTATGCTAGCGATTGCGCATACATTGTATAAAGAGAATCTGTACGATAAACAATTCCTTGAAACCTACACGTTAGGCTTTAATGAATTCTTGCCTTATTTATTGGGTACAGGTAAAGATAAAATCGCCAAAACACCTGAATGGGCTGAGCCTATTTGTGGTGTTAAAGCGGACGCTATTCGAAAATTTGCTCGAAGCTTAGTGAAAGATCGCACTATGTTAATGTTTGGCTGGGCGGTACAGCGACAACAACATGGTGAACAACCTTATTGGATGGGGGCCGTTTTAGCATCAATGCTTGGACAAATTGGTTTACCCGGTGGTGGAATATCTTATTCGCATTTTTATAGTGGCGTTGGGTTACCTTTTAGTACTGCTGCGGGGCCTGGTGGTTTTCCTCGTAATGTGGATGAAGGGCAGCAGCCGATCTGGAATAACACCGATTTTAAAGGTTACAGCTCAACGATCCCTGTTGCTCGATGGATTGATGCGATCATGGAGCCAGGTAAGAAAATACAATACAACGGCGGTAATGTCGTTCTACCTGATATTAAGATGATGATTTTTAGTGGTTGTAATCCATGGAATCATCACCAACAACGTAATCGAATGAAAGAAGCGTTTAGAAAACTACAAACGGTGATCAATATTGATTATACATGGACACCAACATGCCGTTTTTCCGATATTGTCTTACCTGCTTGTACCCAATTTGAACGTAACGATTTAGATCAATATGGGACCTACTCAACCAGTGGGGTGTTAGCAATGCATAAGTTGATTGATCCGCTTTATCAATCAAAAACAGATTTTCAAATATTTACTGAATTAACCGAACGGTTTGGTAAAAGTAAGCAATATACTCGTGGTATGACAGAAATGCAGTGGATCAAACAGCTGTATAATGATTGCCGTAAAGCGAATGACGGTAAGCATGAAATGCCAGAATTTGAACAGTTTTGGCAGCAAGGATTAGTGGAGTTTACAACAGATCAAACCTATGTCAGCCATGCTGCTTTTAGAGAAGATCCTGAAATTAATGGTCTAGGGACACCGTCGGGTTTCATTGAAATTTACAGTCGTAAAATAGCCCGTTATAACTATGCCCATTGCCAAGGCCATCCAATGTGGTTTGAAAAAGAAGAACGTTCGCACGGAGGCCCTAAATCGAATAAATTTCCTTTTTGGCTACAATCATGCCATCCCAATAAGCGGTTACACTCACAAATGTGTGATTCAGAAGCATTTCGTAATACCTATGCGGTTAAAGATCATGAACCTGTCTATATGAATCCACAAGATGCTAAGAAAAAGGGCATCAAGGATGGTGATATTGTGCGAGTATTTAATGATCGTGGTCAATTATTAGCGGGAGCGGTACTTTCAGAACATTATCCAACAGGGGTGATTCGTATTGAAGAAGGGGCGTGGTTTGGGCCGCTAAATAATAATATTGGCGCTATTGATACTTATGGTGATCCTAATACATTAACCATTGATATTCCCACTTCTGAACTCGCACAAGCAACCAGTGCTAATACTGTAGTGGTTGACTTTGAAAAGTACACCGAAGAAGTGCCGCCAGTGACATCATTTAGTGGACCTATTTATGTGAGTTGA
- a CDS encoding MarR family winged helix-turn-helix transcriptional regulator, whose amino-acid sequence MDKHEEVLVALRQIIRAIDLHSRKLNKNAGLTGPQLVLMRAIRGSGEITIRQLSNNTNMSQATATTILDRLEKRGLVVRQRSILDKRKVHAHLTEAGLILLNKAPMPLQDSFISQYQDLEDWEQSLLLSSVQRISTMMNAEHLDAAPLLEVGSITKQEKPNQDSSGNE is encoded by the coding sequence ATGGATAAGCACGAGGAAGTACTGGTTGCTCTGAGACAAATTATTCGAGCAATTGATCTACATTCTAGAAAACTAAATAAGAATGCCGGACTGACAGGTCCACAGTTAGTATTAATGCGTGCTATTCGTGGATCGGGCGAAATTACTATTCGTCAATTATCTAATAACACCAATATGAGTCAGGCAACAGCAACAACGATTCTTGATCGTTTAGAAAAAAGAGGCTTAGTTGTTCGCCAGCGAAGTATACTTGATAAACGAAAAGTCCATGCTCATCTTACTGAAGCAGGACTTATCTTATTGAATAAAGCACCAATGCCACTACAAGATAGCTTTATATCTCAATATCAAGACTTAGAAGATTGGGAGCAGTCACTACTCCTTTCTTCTGTACAACGTATTTCAACAATGATGAATGCTGAGCATTTAGATGCAGCACCATTACTTGAAGTTGGTAGTATCACAAAGCAAGAAAAACCCAATCAAGATAGTTCGGGTAACGAATAA
- a CDS encoding LysR family transcriptional regulator: MLLEGIETLLVLAEEGTMSRTGSRLYISQSAVSKRIAKLETTLGTKLIIPAGRLIKLTPDAHALINNVGPSFNEIRGLIFEHQNLDDQTIITIDCSETLIAGYLSNVLGHYFQHDKYISISTHHTPIIVENVQSGKATIGFCAGHLPTQYRFLAQHLMDEPFKVVFNQPLTTLPKAIITNDLKNPSNISQAAILQKQGIMPLMEMDSYTASAQLALAGMAPALVPNSIVNTLKINAKYCFEFEELAELTRPIYLIYRQNSYKSPRVKTIIETIADAVATAI, encoded by the coding sequence ATGCTATTGGAAGGCATTGAGACATTATTAGTATTAGCAGAAGAAGGCACCATGAGCCGCACTGGTAGTCGATTGTATATCAGCCAATCTGCTGTGAGTAAACGGATTGCTAAGTTAGAAACAACATTAGGCACAAAGCTAATAATACCGGCAGGGCGATTAATAAAACTCACTCCTGATGCACATGCCCTAATCAATAATGTCGGGCCAAGTTTTAATGAAATTCGGGGGCTTATTTTTGAACATCAAAATTTAGATGATCAAACGATTATTACAATTGATTGTTCTGAAACTCTAATTGCAGGGTATTTATCTAATGTTCTTGGACACTATTTCCAACATGATAAGTATATTTCTATCTCCACTCACCATACACCTATCATTGTTGAAAATGTCCAATCAGGTAAGGCAACAATAGGATTCTGTGCTGGACATTTACCGACTCAATATCGATTTTTAGCCCAACATTTGATGGATGAGCCGTTCAAAGTAGTATTTAATCAGCCGCTCACTACACTCCCTAAAGCCATTATTACCAATGACTTAAAAAACCCATCAAATATTTCACAAGCAGCAATTCTACAAAAGCAGGGAATAATGCCTTTAATGGAAATGGATTCTTACACTGCATCAGCACAACTAGCACTGGCAGGTATGGCACCTGCCCTTGTACCAAACTCGATCGTCAATACATTAAAAATCAACGCAAAATATTGTTTTGAATTTGAAGAACTAGCAGAACTAACTCGTCCTATTTATCTGATTTATAGACAAAATAGTTATAAGTCACCACGCGTTAAAACCATAATTGAAACCATTGCGGATGCTGTTGCCACAGCAATTTAA
- a CDS encoding TSUP family transporter, translating to MELGIDVLAILFFVALAAGFIDAIAGGGGMLTVPALLSVGIPPAQALATNKLQSSFGSFSASWYFVRNGLVNLKQMRLAIVCTFIGSAIGAVLVQRIDASVLTSLIPLLLICISLYFLLSPNIGAGGGVPKLSEAAFAFSVGTGIGFYDGFFGPGTGSFFTVCFVVIAQLGLVEATARTKVLNFTSNIAALILFILAGLPIWKVGLIMAAGGFIGARLGAHIVISKGQRFIRPMVVIMSMGMAIKLLWQQHPQWFQLWF from the coding sequence ATGGAATTAGGTATAGATGTACTTGCGATCTTATTTTTTGTGGCGTTAGCTGCTGGATTTATTGATGCTATTGCTGGTGGTGGCGGTATGCTTACAGTCCCTGCCTTGCTTTCTGTTGGTATTCCGCCCGCACAAGCATTAGCAACCAACAAGTTACAAAGCTCCTTTGGTAGTTTTTCTGCATCTTGGTATTTTGTCCGTAATGGATTAGTCAATTTAAAACAAATGCGGTTGGCGATTGTTTGCACATTTATAGGCTCAGCTATCGGAGCGGTATTAGTTCAGCGTATTGATGCTAGTGTATTAACAAGTCTTATTCCATTATTACTGATTTGTATTTCATTATATTTCTTATTGTCACCTAATATTGGTGCTGGAGGCGGGGTTCCAAAGTTATCAGAAGCTGCATTTGCATTTTCTGTTGGTACAGGCATCGGTTTTTATGATGGTTTCTTTGGGCCTGGTACTGGTTCATTTTTTACTGTTTGTTTTGTTGTTATTGCACAATTAGGGCTAGTGGAAGCTACTGCGCGGACAAAAGTCTTAAATTTCACCTCTAATATTGCAGCCTTAATATTGTTTATTTTGGCGGGACTGCCAATTTGGAAGGTCGGCTTAATTATGGCAGCTGGTGGTTTTATAGGAGCACGATTAGGGGCACATATTGTTATTAGTAAAGGCCAGCGTTTTATTCGACCAATGGTTGTTATAATGTCAATGGGGATGGCGATTAAATTGCTGTGGCAACAGCATCCGCAATGGTTTCAATTATGGTTTTAA